One window of Actinomycetes bacterium genomic DNA carries:
- a CDS encoding GNAT family N-acetyltransferase has translation MRITVVGAADLPELLPLLRAYCDFYRVAPSDRALLELSQALLADPQREGLQLLARDDAGRAVGFATLYWTWQTLAAARVGVMNDLFVAAEARGTGVADGLIAACLERCRGHGATRLVWQTARDNARSQAVYERIGATREDRWLDYQLPVDPA, from the coding sequence GTGCGGATCACCGTGGTCGGCGCCGCCGACCTGCCAGAGCTGCTGCCGCTGCTGCGCGCCTACTGCGACTTCTACCGGGTCGCGCCCAGCGACCGGGCCCTGCTGGAGCTGTCGCAGGCGCTGCTCGCCGACCCGCAGCGCGAGGGCCTGCAGCTCCTGGCCCGCGACGACGCCGGCAGAGCCGTCGGCTTCGCCACCCTGTACTGGACCTGGCAGACGCTGGCCGCCGCCCGCGTCGGGGTGATGAATGACCTGTTCGTGGCCGCCGAGGCGCGGGGCACCGGGGTGGCCGACGGGCTCATCGCCGCCTGCCTGGAACGCTGCCGCGGGCACGGCGCGACCCGGCTCGTCTGGCAGACGGCCCGCGACAACGCCCGCTCGCAGGCCGTCTACGAGCGGATCGGGGCGACCCGCGAGGACCGCTGGCTGGACTACCAG